Below is a window of Helianthus annuus cultivar XRQ/B unplaced genomic scaffold, HanXRQr2.0-SUNRISE HanXRQChr00c243, whole genome shotgun sequence DNA.
TTGTTTCTcaacttgctactaactcggtttgcttgctagcctggattccgcactcgctagtaggtttgtataacaaggtataggtttaggttcgtaatcctccgcgaaaagggacctacaacaACCTATATAGAGATGGGCATAATACTCGGTTCCaaacccgacccgacccggtTCCAGTTCCTACCCACTGTATATAAGAACCGGTTCCGCCTTCAAAATACCCGTTGGTTCTTACCCGGTtccacattttataaaaaaatagggtCATACCCGGTTCCTACCCGGAACCAGTTCCTCcgtatacaaaaaaaaaaattcaagatAAGACAAGTCTAGAAGACGGAGTGGAATTAGAGAACAAGATAGTTGATGAAGAGGAGGATGAAGAAGTACAAACTAATGATTCGGAAGACGATTGTACCGAAGTGGCATCACCAAAGCGAGCCGCAAGTCAAATGGAAGCATCCACGAAATCGACAAGTAAACGGTCAAAGAAATAAACCGGCTTCAATATGTTTGTATTTTCTTTAATATGTTTGTATGTTTTTTGATTGATATAAGGAATTTTTGTTAAGAACCGGTTACGAGTATCATTTCAGCGATTTTTTAGACATACCCGGTGGAACCGGTTCTTCAGAGAACTCGCTTCCAATCTACCCGAGATCGGTTACTATCGGTTCCAGCATTCAAGCTCTAAACCCGGTTAGGAACCGGACCTGGTTCGTACAAGAACCGGTTCCGCTACACTATAACAAAAACCGTGTCCGGGTAGGAACCGTAAAAAAAATACCAGATATGCCCATCTCTAAACCTATACCTGTTTGTAGTGGTGGCCCAAGTTGAATGTGCAATTGGATTAAACAACTACAAAAGCCCAATGCAATGTGTTAAACACCTCGGCTGAAGAACCCTCCCTTCAaaagcccaagatttattggcCACGGCATCGTTTTGCTTAAAAATGCTGGATACAAATCACGTATAACATCTTAAACCCTAGAAATACATACCACCACACGCAACTGTCAAAATGTCAGACAACATACCATTCGAAATGCAAATGGAAATCATGAAAAAGCTTCCGGTCAAATCCTTGATTCACTTCCGATCCGTCTGCAAAGCATGGAACTCTCTCATCAATAGCCCTGATTTCATTACGCAGTACAACGGCCAACGCACAAACCCGCAACATCTATTTCTAACCTATTATGATTGTGGGGATAAATACGTTTCAATTGCTGATGATCATACTTTTCCCCACCACAAAGTTCCCCTCACTTTCCCCCAATGGCTTTTAGATTATGATTATGATCTAATCGGCTGCTCTCATGGCTTGTTGTGTTTGTCTTATTATGAGGACCAGACCAGAATAGCTATTATTTGGAATATTTTGATTCGAAAAGCAATCGCTGTACTTGTGCCTAATGTGGCAGGTGGGAAGGTTTATGAAAATGTTTTAGGTTTTGGGGTTTGTCGCGAGACTACCGACCCGAAAATTGTCAAGATTACACCTATTCGGAGTCAGAGTGCTATGGAACGTGTAACTTGGCATGCTGAGGTTTTTACTTTAAGCACAGGGACTTGGAGATCTCCATGTAGCAGCAATCTTCCTCGTAGTTCAATTGAGTTTGACAGTTACTGTGATCAGGTAGTTACTATAGATGGGTCTATTTATTGGCTTGCTGCTGATAGGGCTGATGTGGATGGTGGGTTTAGGTTCGATTACATGATTATTTCGTTTGATTTCACCCGTGAAGAATTTAAAGAAGTGAGCCTCCCAGATAGTTTAGCACACCAGAGGTATAAATATATTTTGTCCGTGTTAAAACTAAAGGAGTCTCTTGTTGTGCTTGAACATGTCAATGATCTGGCTTACGATGTATGGATGATGGAGGATGGGGTTTCTAAACTGTTTACAAAGCTATTCACTATTAATGTTAGCACAGGAGATGCAAAAGTAAAGTGATTTAGAAAGAGTGGTGAACCTATAATTAGCTTTAGTTTTTCAATCTACGATAATCGTAACAAAGTTGTTTATGAGCCCTACTCAAAACATAATGATAATGTTGTGATTGACAATATATTTGCTTCATATTATCTGATTCCCTACATGGAAACGCTGCTTCTGCTTAATCAGCCAGATCTTACGGTTCATAACCAAGTGGAAACCCTCAAATTTGAAGATGATTGGCTTCTAGAACCGAGTTTCAGTTATGGGTTTAACGGTAATTCTTTTCCTGAGGACGACTACTTTATGGATTATGGAATGGAATGGTGAAATGAAAAGAACAAGTGTGTTGATTCTAATGTTTATCATGCATTAATGATTCATCTTGTGTTGAATATAAGTTGTTTAAAATAAGAGAGGCTAAACCCTCCTTCACCATTCACCCCACTCTTATTCTCTGCACCTCTTACTTTTGTGTGTTTGTAATATCATTTTGGCCGACATTCTGTGGTTACCAACATGTTCTGTGGTTATCAACATGTTCTAGTTGCTTGATATATTTATAACAAGAGTAGATTgcaaattttatttatttaatgtaaatagtaattatttttaaaaaagtttttcTAAAGTTGGGTTATGCTGCTCAGGATCCACCAACAAAGTTTTATTTCGGAATGGGTTATGCTGCTCAAGATTGACCAACAAAGTTTTATTTTGGAAACTGGCCCAGACTTGTTGGACCAACTAGACCGACTCAGCCTAGCTCGTATTTGATAATCATAATAATACTTACGGCATTGTTTTTCTTCTTCGACTCTAGTGTCTTCCCTTGAAAAAGCCCTATAAATTAAAATGTCAGACAACTTACCTTCTGACATCCAGGTAGAGATCATGAAAAGGATTTGTCGTGAGACCATTGGCCCTAAGATTCTCAAGATTACATATATTTTGAGTTGGTGGGATATGAAAAGTATAAGTAGCATCCCTTGGCAAGTTGAGGTTTTTACAATAAGCAAGGGACTTGGAGACGTCCATATAGCAATCTTATTCGTAAATCACTTACACGTGGCTATTCTCAAGTAGTTATAGATGGTTATCTTTATTGGCTTGTTGTTGATAGGATTGACTTTAATAATGAATATAGGTGTCATAATTTGATTGTTTCGTTTGATATGACAAGTGAAGAGTTTACAGAAGTATACCTTCGAGACAATTTAGCACACCAACCTATACAATCTAAACGTGATTTGTCCTTGTCTAAGCTTAGGGAGTCTCTTATGGTGCTACAACCTGCAATAGAGGCCCATAACCTACTTTACCATGTATGGATGGTGGAGGATGGTGTTCCAAAATCATTTACAAAGTTGTTCACTGTTAACCCGCCAGAAGCACCGGTAGTTCGTGTAAGGGGATTTAGGAAGACAGGTGCACCCATGATTGAAGTTGTAACAGGTCATCGCGAAGAACTTGCCGTTTATGTACCCTACTCAAAACACATTAGTTATCTTGGGACTATTCGATTAGCTTCATTTTCCGTGTTTCCATATATGGAAACGCTACTTCTGCTTGATAAGCCAAATTTCATTATTTATGAAAAAGGAAAGAACGAAGGCTTTAGAAGCATACAGTAAAGGTAAAGATgctctgatttttttttttctgtttagTTTATTTATATTCACAAACTGAATTTTTTgtgtattattttttataaattatttgTTATAAAATTAGATAAAAAGTTAAAGAGTTCATTTATACGTATTAAAAAGTTAGTGTCCTCACAGCTTTCTGTGTCTTTATCTCCTTAACCGGACCTAGGGAAACAGATCAATCCTTATAGAAATCTTCTATTTTTGTCAAAATATCAAATATGTATTTAACTGAACTGAACAATGCTCAACTTAATAATCCTAAATAAAAGGTTCCAAGTAAATGCAGTATTTAGAACATGATTAACTAAATGAAGCATTTTAAAAGTAACATGTTAGATCCAGATTGCTGGGTAATATGAGAATGCTTAAACAGGGGATGCTACAAAGCCTCCCTCTTCACCATTGGTTCTGCCCATGGTTATTAAAACGCGTTAGGCGCAGCGTATAGGCCTCGCCCGGGGccgtaaaaatcccgactaggtGCCGATTAATCCCCGAGTAGTCTCCGATTAATCAAATTAATCCCCATtaattccgattaatcccgattaatagCTAGTCCCCACCCTGCCGCCCGACTAGCGATTACTACAACCTTGCTTGGGacctaggcgcaaagcgcaaaaaaagcaAGGGCCTCAGAAAAATAAAGCGCATAATGAAAAACAaatcaaaaatatatattatgtattagaaaaagaatactatt
It encodes the following:
- the LOC110892577 gene encoding F-box/kelch-repeat protein At3g23880 translates to MSDNIPFEMQMEIMKKLPVKSLIHFRSVCKAWNSLINSPDFITQYNGQRTNPQHLFLTYYDCGDKYVSIADDHTFPHHKVPLTFPQWLLDYDYDLIGCSHGLLCLSYYEDQTRIAIIWNILIRKAIAVLVPNVAGGKVYENVLGFGVCRETTDPKIVKITPIRSQSAMERVTWHAEVFTLSTGTWRSPCSSNLPRSSIEFDSYCDQVVTIDGSIYWLAADRADVDGGFRFDYMIISFDFTREEFKEVSLPDSLAHQRYKYILSVLKLKESLVVLEHVNDLAYDVWMMEDGVSKLFTKLFTINVSTGDAKVK